CTTTGTTAAACGCCTGGAAGAAGCATTCGCTGACCTGAACTGTGTTAACAGAAACGCATAATTACCGAAGCGGGACCACACTATAGATCCTCAGGAAGTACTTCCTGAGGATTTTTTTGTAACTGTATTTTTATTATAGGACTTATATATATATCTTTCCAATCAAATTATTGGTTGCCAGGTACTTTAATTATAATTATGCCCTAAGCATACTTTGGAAGTTAATATAATTTGTATCTTGCACAACTATTTTGTAACCTAATAGCACAATATGTCAAGCTGGTTTAAGCGCATTAAACAAGGCATTCAAACGTCTACAAGTGAGAAGAAAGAAGCGCCGGATGGGTTGTGGCACAAATGTCCTAACTGCAAAAAAACCTCTACAGTAAAAGATCTGAAAGAGCACTTTTATGTATGCGACAAGTGTAATTACCACAATCGCATTAATTCGGCAGAGTATTTCGAGATTTTATTTGATAAAAATGAATTCGAAGAGCTGTTTGGCAACATCTATCCGAAAGACTTCCTCGGATTTAAAGACCTGAAGCCTTATGGTGCAAGGCTTGTTGAAGCTCAGAAGAAATCAGGCCTTAAAGACGCTATGCGTGTAGGGGTTGGTCAGGTATTGGGTAACGATCTGGTAATAGCCTGTATGGACTTCGCCTTTATCGGCGGTTCCATGGGTTCCGTGGTAGGTGAGAAGATCGCCCGCTCCATCGACTACTGTATCGCACACAAAATGCCGTTAATGGTGATCTCTAAATCAGGCGGCGCCCGTATGATGGAAAGCGCCTTCTCCCTGATGCAGATGGCCAAAACTTCCGCAAAACTGACACAGCTGGCAGATGCAAAACTGCCGTACATCTCCCTGATGACAGACCCGACTACTGGTGGTGTAACAGCCTCCTACGCGATGCTGGGTGACCTGAACATCGCGGAGCCAAAAGCACTGATCGGTTTCGCCGGTCCGCGCGTTATTAAGGAGACTATCAAAAAAGACCTGCCGGAAGGTTTCCAGAGTGCAGAGTTCCTGCTGGAACATGGCTTCCTGGACCTGATCATCGACCGTAAGGAGATGAAACAACGCCTGGCAGTGTTACTTGAACTGTTTAAAAAATAACAACAAAAGAGATTAGGAATTGAGAATCAGGAATTAAGAATTGAACCCGTTTCGTCTTAATACTTGACTCTTAATTCCTAATTTTCGTTTACGTTCATCATTTTATTAATCCCAGCAAGAATATAGGAACCAGGATTAAACAATTGTGTCGCTTCGTACAGCTCAATGCCTGATCCTACTTCCTAATTCTTAATTATTGATCGGCTTAGGACCCCGGAACCAGATAATTGCGCCAGTTCACACAGCTCAATTCCTACATCCTACCTCCTAACGCCTAATTTTTTTCCCATGGCAGAACTCAAGAACAGATCGGCATATTTCGAGTACGCAATAGAGGATAAGTATATCGCCGGCATGGTGCTGACAGGTACGGAGATCAAATCTATCCGTGGCAGTCGCGTGAGCTTTAACGATTCATTCTGCTATTTTAACAAAGGAGAATTGTTTGTCAGAAGCCTGCATATCGCCGAGTATTCACACGGCACCTATGCTAATCATGATCCCCTTCGTGAACGTAAGTTACTGCTAACCAAGCGGGAACTCAGAAAACTTGAGAACAAGATCAAGGAAAGAGGCTATAGCATCATTCCATTGCGCATCTTTATTACCGACAAAAGCCTGGCTAAGATCGAGATCGGCCTGGGTAAAGGTAAAAAGCTGCACGACAAACGTGAAAGCATCAAGCAACGTGAAACGGACCGGGAGATCAGAAGATTCCTGAAATAAGAAAAATCCATTATCGAGCATATGCGAAACCGTTTCTGGTGGCTGATAGCACCTATCCTATTTATCCTCTCCTGTAAATCAGGCGAAAAGTCGTACAACAAGGGACGATACGACGAAGCTGTTACATTATTTGTAAAGAAACTGCAAAAGAAACCTGCAAGTACTACTTCCCTGCAACTGCTTCCTGACGCTTACGCTCAGGCAAAACGGATGCATGAAGATAAAGTAACCGGGTACCTTTCTTCCAATGATCCACTGAAGTGGGAATACGTACGCAATGAATACCGTAGCCTGCAGCGCCTGTATGATGCGATACACGCCTCCCCTGCAGCATTGGCCATTGTCACTCCTAAAGATTATCGCAATGCCATCACCGGCGCCCAGGAAAACGCCGCCCAGGTCAGATATGACCGTGGCGCTGAACTGCTGGACCAGGGTGATAAGGCGGCTGCCCGACAGGCATACGATGAGTTTCAGGCAGCCCTGGCACTCATCCCGAACTACCGTAATGCAGCACAGCTCAGAGAAGCAGCCTTCCAGAAAGGGCTTGTTAATGTAGTGATCCGACAGATAGATGTCCGCTCTCCCTACTATCAGTTCAGCGCTGACCAGTTCAGAGATGTTCTGATAAAAAACCTTCAGCAGCGAAACATCAACCGCTTCGTACAGTTCACCGACGAACGTATCGCCAAAGCGAACCGGATACAGCCTGACCAATACCTGGAAATGCGCTTCTATGACTTTGTTGTCGGACAAACATACGTAGACCGCTCCGAGAGAGAGGTATCCAAGGAGATCGTTGTCTCTTCGGTAAAAGACAGTACCGGTAAAGAAACCATCAAACGTTACGCTACCGTAAAGGCAAAGGTATATGTCAATAAAGCCACCGTTATTTCCAAAGGTGTGCTCGACTACCAGCTGCTCGATGTCGTATCCGGTAATATCATCCGTACCGACAGACTACCTGGTAGCTATACCTGGTTTAACCAGTGGGGCTATTACAAAGGTGATGAACGTGCCCTGAGTGATCAGGATAAAGCGCTGATGGGAGGTGACGATATCCCGCCTCCGCCTCCTCAGGAACTGTTCTTGCAGTTCACCAAACCTATCTACGATCAGATGACCAGTGAAATGCAGCAGTTATATAATAACATGTAATATTCTGGTTTATCGTCTTATAAAAATAATGGGTCCGCCACATGGCGGACCCGTTATTTTTATAAAACGATGTCTTCCTAACCTTTCCGCCTAAGAAGGTATTGCAATGCGCCTGTAGACCATAGTGCCCAGAGGATCAATACTGGCTGGAAAAATAAACGGATCAGCCGCGCCTGATCTGTATCCAGTCCAAACGCATCACGGTGTTCCGTATACTGCGCAATATTACCCGGAAAAACAGCGACATAAAATAATGCCAGTACAATTCCGACCAATACCTTTTGTTTCGCCCACCACACCATACTGAGACCTAACACCAGCTCTGCTACACCTGACAGTAAAACAACCATATCTTTACCAATGGGTACCCAGTCAGGCACCTGCGCCTGAAATTCCGCCCGCTGAAAGGTAAAATGTCCGATGGCTGCCATTATCATAAACAACCCCAGGATGACCCTGAAAACATTCTGAAGCTTACTTGTAGTAATAGATTGCATGTCTGCTATTTGAAAATTAATAAATGATATACCTGCTATAAAGTTATACAACATTCACACCAGCAGCCAGCCTGATTGCCATCCGGCTTCGTTACGGACCGGCTGGGACCCAGCGGCCAGTAGATACTAATTAATAACATTAGCTGTAAGTACTGTCCTATACCATCTGATCTAAACAACTTCTCTCACCTTAACTAATTGATTAACAAAAACATAATAAATCAGCATACTGATATGTTAAAATTTTGTATATATTTGCGCCGGCATTCCAGAACGGAGCCTGATCAAACCATATAACCTATGAAAAAACTTGTACTGTACTTATTTACCATCGCAGCTTTTGCCATTTCCTGCACAAAGGAAGAAAAAGGAGACCCAGTTACACCTGCCATCAATACCGGCACTTATACTATTGAGGGCAAGACCTACACAGCAGACTACACCTATTGGACTGGCAGAGACGGACTGGTTATCACCAACCTCCCGCAGGCGCCTGAGTATATCGAGAACTCCGTGCAGATCTCTGTAGACAGCCTGCATTTATCCGAGACCTTTACATACATGGGACGCAGCAATATCAACTACGATAAAACCAAAAACTTCTTCGGCTCTTATGTAAAATATACGCCAAGTGGTATCTACGGTGAAGGACGTGAGATCACCGGCGTTACAGCAGGTACACTGAATGTCACCAGGGAGAAAGAGGTTTTCACTATTAAGTTCAATATGACAGTCGCTGGCAAGCAGATCGAAGGAACTTACGTAGGAAAGGTAGAAGGCAAGAAATGGTATTAATATCACATTTTACTATAACAGGAAAGGGAAGCAGTGCTTCCCTTTCCTGTTATAGTAATGTCTTAGCTGTCCCACATACACAAAGTCCACCAGCAGGCCCACTCACCCCTTAACTTTCTGAGGGCTATCAATCTCCCGCCCCAGTTACTTCCCGGCTGTAATGATACCATGTATATAAGACCGATAGTATTATTGCTTATAAAAACAGGTGGTGTCAGTTCGTAAACGGAGGTTGACCATTTGTACTAAATCAATAACTGCTCAGTCCCTAGTAATTCTTGATAAACGCAAACTGTACTTTCCTGTACTGCGGCTTATCTACCTGGACCTTCAATTTCTTAAATGATTCCATAGGCCCCTTTGTTACAAAGAGGTTCACCAGCCATGCCGGCAAACTACCACCCGGATTTGCCTCCAGGGTATACTCAATATTGACCATGTTAGGCCCCGCCGGTGTGATGATCCATTTACCGGAAGACTGTGTTACACGTACAATACCATCCTTTGCAGGCATATAATCAGGTACTACCGGCCCGTCGATCGTTACGACTTTGGTACGCGGGTCCTGGCTGGCAGTCAGGTGACAGATAAAGTCCCTGTTGCTGAGCGGCCATGGAAGTCCCACCTCAGAATAGTAATACACTTCAGCAGGAGAAACCTGCTTCAGGAGGGTACTTGACTTAGTAGCATACAGCCACTCTCCTGCAGTATTGACATCCATTATGACAGCGGTAAACTCAGTAAGTGTAGCTGGCAATGAGCATTTAACCTTGATGCCCTTGTAGTCAGAGTTCTCTATGGTCTTGGTATAGATCTGTATACCATCTTTATTATGCTTGAGTGTCCAGTTGGTCTGCGCATAGCTCATTAAACTGAAAAGCATTGCCAGGCCAGTGATCAGAAAGTTCTTCATGTTCGTCTATAGGTTGAAATCCGACACAAAACTACGAACTATAACGGGAATATCTAAAAGTGACCGGATAATGTACTAAAAACGGACATTTTGGTCCTTTCTTAAAATCCTAACCGGCTGAATGCAAGCATATTAATATGCCGGCACTTACTTATCGGCAGAATTGATATTCCGCTCATATCTGAAAGCACAATAACAAAACGTCCGTCGTAGAGACGGACGTTTTTATTCAGATGCATCAAAGACACAGGACCCCGGAACTACCTAATTACCTCAGTTCACACAACACAATTCCTAATTCCCAATCCTGATCTATTGCATTATGCGTTTACCAATGGCTTGACCTTCTTACCGATCAGCTCAATGGATTGCATCAGTTTGTCATGTGATACTTCAGCGGAATCCATCTGAAAGGTCAGTCTGGATATGCCTCCCAATGCATTTGCGTGCCGCAGGATCTTTTCTGCTACCTCTTCCGCACTTCCAACCAGCAATGCACCTGTTGGACCTGCCTGTGCCAGGAAATGGTCTTTGGTCGTCGGAGGCCATCCTCTTTCCTTTCCGATCTTGGTCATGCTGGCGGCATAACCCGGATAGAAATCGTTAAAGGCTTCTTCAGTAGTATTGCCTACATATCCCAGCGAATGGAGTCCGACTGTCAGTTGCTCCGGCGCATGCCCTGCTCTTCTTCCGGCTTCACGGTACAGGTCTATCAGCGGACGGAAACGATGGGTCTCTCCTCCGATAATGGCCACCATCAATGGTAAGCCGAGGGTACCTGCGCGCACGAACGATTGCGGCGTACCACCTACTCCCAGCCATATAGGCAGTTTTTCCTGTAACGGACGGGGGTAAACAGGCTGGTTCTTCATGGCTGGTCTGAACTTACCTGACCAGGTCACAAATTCCTTATCGCGTATTTCGAGGAGCAGGTCCAGTTTTTCGGAGAACAGTGCATCGTAGTCATCCAGCTTATACCCGAACAACGGGAATGCATCGGTAAAAGAACCACGGCCTACGACCATTTCCGCACGACCATCAGAGATCAGGTCGAGTGTAGCAAAGTTCTGAAAGGCACGGACAGGGTCCATGGAACTCAGCACCGTAACGGCACTCGCCAGCTTGATCTTTTTGGTACGCGACGCAGCGGCTGCCAGTATATGTGTAGGCGCTGAATCGAGGAAGCCCTTGCGGTGATGCTCTCCTATACCAAAAACATCCAGGTCCGAGCGGTCGGCATGTTCCATTCGCTCAAGCAACTGGAACATAGCGTCCCTGTCGTTGAGTGCAGCAGCTGCATTATCACTGAACCTGGCCGCAAAACTATCTATTCCTATTTCCATATATTAATAAAGGTTTGCTGTTTAGTGGCAGCTGGTTACGCCAGTACAGGCGCTGTTTCCTTTACCAGCTGTACTTCCATCAGCAGTTTAACCTCGTCGCTCAGTACGATGCTACCTGCTTCAGTTGCTGCATTCCAACGCAGACCATAGTCTGCACGGTGCAGGTGTCCTTTGATAGAGAAGCCATCTTTCTCCTGTCCGTACGGATCTGTTACAACACCATGGCGTTCTACATCCAGCTCGATGCTATGTGTATGACCTTTGATAGTCAGCTCACCGATCAGCTTATAATGCTCGTCTGTTACTTTTTTGATCTTCTTAGATACAAAAGAGATCTTCGGGAAGTTGGCGCTGTCGAAGAAATCAGCTCCGATCAGGTGTTCATCTCTCTGTTTGTTCTTGGTGGTGATGCTGGCAGTGGCAGCTTCGAATGTGATCGTCGCATCATGAAAATCCGCGCTCTCCGTCTTAACACTTCCTGTAAACTCTGTAAAGTAGCCACTTACGTTCGTAATCATCAGGTGTTTTACTTTGAAACCAATTTCGCTATGTGCGTCGTCAATCTTCCAATGTGTCATAAACTAAATCTTTTAGGCATTGTTTAATGACGTAAAAATAATACACATTGTTATTTTAATGGATGGATAGTTTACGGATATTGGTGCACAAATTTCATTATTTCATTAAATAAATGTTAAAGTGCCTCAGGTGGATACATAAAAATAGGGCTACCCGTAACGGATAGCCCCTGCTATTCAAAAACAATTCAGTTTTACGCTTCTTCGAAACCGACATCTTCCAGCCAGTTCCTGCTGTCCGCAGCCTGTGTGGCCAGTTCATCACAACGATTATTCATAGGGTTAGTGGAGTGGCCCTTTACCCAGTTGAATTTTACGTGGTGCTTTTTGAATGCCGGTATAAAACGCTGCCAGAGGTCTTTGTTCTTTTTGTCTTTAAAACCGGTCTTTACCCAGCCCCATAGCCAGCCCTTTTCGACACTGTTGACCACGTACTGACTGTCCGTAAAGATCTTTACCTGCAATCCGTCTCTCTTCAGTGCTTCGAGGGCCACGATAACGGCCATCAGCTCCATGCGGTTATTCGTCGTAAGCCGGTATCCCTGTGATAATTCCTTGCGGACGCTGTTCCACATCAGGATAACACCATAGCCACCAGGACCTGGATTACCGCGGGAAGAGCCATCCGTGTAAATAATAACTTCTGACATAGCGGGCAAAGATAAGGATTAAGCGCTATGCTTTTACACCTGAAATACCCCCAGACTGAAGGAATCTTCCACTGGTGCGTTATTGGCGGCAGCGATACACTCGGACAATGTCTTCCGTGTTTCCAGCGGATCAATGATCTCGTCTACCCATAAACGACTGGCGGCGTAGTAAGGTGTCGTCTGACTATTATACCTGTCCGTGATCTCTTTCAGCAATCTGCTTTCTTCTTCCGGTGTGATCTCCTCTCCTTTTGCCTTCAGGGAAGCCACCTGGATCTGCAACAATGTTTTGGCCGCCTGTTCTCCACCCATCACCGCGATCTTGGCATTCGGCCATGCAAAGATGAACCGTGGATCATATGCCTTTCCGCACATGGCATAATTACCCGCCCCATATGAGTTACCAACGATCACGGTAAACTTCGGTACTACAGAATTAGCCACTGCATTCACCAGCTTCGCACCATCTTTGATAATACCCGCGTGTTCACTACGGCTACCTACCATAAAGCCGGTCACGTCCTGCAGGAACACCAGTGGTATCTTTTTCTGATTACAGTTCATAATAAAGCGGGCTGCCTTGTCTGCGCTGTCATTGTAGATCACACCACCCATCTGCATCTCGCCTTTTTTACTCTTCACCATCTTACGCTGATTCGCCACAATACCTACAGCCCAGCCATCGATGCGTGCATAACCACAAAGGATGGTCTTACCATAATCTTCCTTATACTCATCAAACTCAGACCCATCTACCAGGCGGTGGATGATCTCATGCATATCATACGGACGGGTGCTATCCTCCGGGATCACGTTGTATAACGTAGCAGGATCAATCTGCGGATCAACAGGTGCGATACGGTTAAAACCCGCATTCGCAGGATCACCTATCTTACTCACGATCTTTTTGATATGATCGAGGCACGCTTCATCAGAATCAAACTTATAATCTGCAATACCCGAGATCTCTGTATGGGTAACGGCGCCGCCTAACGTTTCCGCATCAACCGTCTCCCCGATAGCGGCCTTCACGAGGTAAGGCCCTGCCAGGAAAATAGAGCCGTTGCCATTCACCATCAGTACTTCATCACTCATAATAGGCAGGTACGCACCGCCTGCCACACAGCTACCCATTACAGCAGCGATCTGGGTAATGCCCATGGCACTCATGCGTGCATTGTTCCGGAATATACGACCGAAGTGTTCTTTATCAGGGAAGATCTCATCCTGCATAGGCAGGTATACACCGGCACTGTCTACCAGGTAGATCACGGGTAATCTGTTCTCCATCGCTATTTCCTGCAAACGGAGGTTTTTCTTGCCGGTCATGGGGAACCAGGCGCCGGCCTTCACGGTCATATCATTGGCGACGATCATACACTGGCGACCGCTGATATAACCAATGCCGCCAACAGTGCCCGCTGCCGGACAACCACCGTGTTCAGCGTACATGTCATAAGCGGCAAAAGCGCCGATCTCTGTAAAAGGAGTGTCTTTGTCAAGCAGGTAAGCAATTCTTTCTCGTGGGGTCAACTTACCTTTCTGCCGTACTTTTTCGAGGTTCTTTTTTCCTCCCCCCTGTTCAATGACAGAGAGGCGTTGCCGGAGCGTGCTGAGAGATCTGCGCATCGCATCTTCATTCCGGTTCATGTCCAGTTGCTGTGCATCCATATGATTGTTTTTGGTTCGGGGCATTTTTATGGCCACAACTAAAAATAAGGAAAAACACAGAAACAGCCGCATGCTATCCCGGCAGGCCGGCTGATACAATAGTGGGCTGTGATCTTATATCACCGTACGGTGATGCTTTGCCCATTTGATCATTTCTGACAGGATAGGCCATAATGTTTTGCAATAGTCGGTCAGCGCATATTCCACCTGCATGGGCGACAGTTCATCTGCCGTCCTCGTCACCAGTTTATTCAGTTCCATTTCCCTCAGCTCCTTCGACAACATTCGAAAGGTGATCTTAGGAATACTCCTGGCAATATCCCGGTAACGCGTATTACCATTTACCAGCGATACCATGATCAGTATCCTCCATTTTCCATTAATTACATACAGCGTATCCTGGATATACTTCATGTTTTGCTGATCCTTCTCTGTGCACGCAATTTCTGTACTCATACCCAAGCTTTTATCAATTGACAACTGCTATACTCTATGATAGCATCCCCAAAGATATACCACCCCGCCAATACCTTTGTCAGAAATTAAACATCATACATGAAAAAGACAATTCTGATAACAGGAGCCAGCAGTGGCTTAGGAAAAGCAACGGCGGAATACTTTGCTTCAGCAGGCTGGCAGGTAGCTGCCACCATGCGTACCCCGGAAAAAGCGACTACACTGACTGAGATACCCGGCATTCAGATATTTAAGATGGATGTCACAGATAACGCTACGATCACCAGAGCCGTAGCTGATATCATCAGCACTTTCGGTAAGATCGATGTGGTACTGAACAACGCCGGAATGGGACGCTACGGCGCACTGGAGCTATGTTCAGAAAAAGACATCAATGATATCTGGCAAACGAATGTACAGGGTGTTGTAAACGTGATACGTGGTGTACTGCCGCACTTCAGGGCCAATAAAGCAGGTACCATCATTAATGTAGGCTCTGCCATGGGACTCACTACCACGATGCCCCTGCTATCATTATATCACATGACGAAGTATGCGCTGGAAGGATTGACCGAAGGACTGTATTATGAACTTAAACCACTGAACATCGATGTGCATATGATAGAACCCGGCGGCTTCCCTTCGGAATTAAATCAAAACCTGGTGTTCCATCGTCGCGAGGACATGAAGGAGTACGATGTGGTAACGGACAAGATAGAACAGCTGCTTCTGCACTATAACGATTTGCCACTGGGTACAGTAGAAGAGATTGTGGACGTGATCTATGCATTATCTGAAAGAAAAAGTACACAGTTCAGAACAGTGATTGGTACTGCTGCGAATGAACTGGTAGCAAGAAGAAAATCATTAACTGATGAAGTATTTCTTGCGTCTTCACTAAGCTATTTCAGCTAGTAAGCAGATATTATTTTTTACACAGAGGATTACGCGCAAGTGTGATCCTTTCGTGCGTTCGGAACAGCGCTATTCCGGAAACGCTTGCCTCACCTAATCCGAAAACGGAGCATCTTCCTCCTTCAATTCAAGATCTGCTTCAAAAAATGGCCTTACCCAAGCCTGATAACTACCGTGGTCAATGCCGTGTATCATAGAAATCAACGTAAACAAGATCAGGAGACATATTACTGAAGTTTCAGCAACATGTCTCCTGCGTATTAAATATCCTGAATTGAACAGCAATTAATAATCAGACAGCCGCTGCTCCGTACCAGGATGTATCACAGTGTTCGTAGAATCCACCTCGATCACGCGTTTCGCGCCAATAAAGCGTTTCTTATAATACTCACTATTCGTGATATCCACGATATTCACGCCCTGATTGCTGGAGTGGATCATCAGCACCTTTCCATTATCAACCTTGTACACACAACCTACGTGC
The DNA window shown above is from Chitinophaga agri and carries:
- a CDS encoding acyl-CoA carboxylase subunit beta; its protein translation is MDAQQLDMNRNEDAMRRSLSTLRQRLSVIEQGGGKKNLEKVRQKGKLTPRERIAYLLDKDTPFTEIGAFAAYDMYAEHGGCPAAGTVGGIGYISGRQCMIVANDMTVKAGAWFPMTGKKNLRLQEIAMENRLPVIYLVDSAGVYLPMQDEIFPDKEHFGRIFRNNARMSAMGITQIAAVMGSCVAGGAYLPIMSDEVLMVNGNGSIFLAGPYLVKAAIGETVDAETLGGAVTHTEISGIADYKFDSDEACLDHIKKIVSKIGDPANAGFNRIAPVDPQIDPATLYNVIPEDSTRPYDMHEIIHRLVDGSEFDEYKEDYGKTILCGYARIDGWAVGIVANQRKMVKSKKGEMQMGGVIYNDSADKAARFIMNCNQKKIPLVFLQDVTGFMVGSRSEHAGIIKDGAKLVNAVANSVVPKFTVIVGNSYGAGNYAMCGKAYDPRFIFAWPNAKIAVMGGEQAAKTLLQIQVASLKAKGEEITPEEESRLLKEITDRYNSQTTPYYAASRLWVDEIIDPLETRKTLSECIAAANNAPVEDSFSLGVFQV
- a CDS encoding winged helix-turn-helix transcriptional regulator translates to MSTEIACTEKDQQNMKYIQDTLYVINGKWRILIMVSLVNGNTRYRDIARSIPKITFRMLSKELREMELNKLVTRTADELSPMQVEYALTDYCKTLWPILSEMIKWAKHHRTVI
- a CDS encoding LLM class flavin-dependent oxidoreductase, with the protein product MEIGIDSFAARFSDNAAAALNDRDAMFQLLERMEHADRSDLDVFGIGEHHRKGFLDSAPTHILAAAASRTKKIKLASAVTVLSSMDPVRAFQNFATLDLISDGRAEMVVGRGSFTDAFPLFGYKLDDYDALFSEKLDLLLEIRDKEFVTWSGKFRPAMKNQPVYPRPLQEKLPIWLGVGGTPQSFVRAGTLGLPLMVAIIGGETHRFRPLIDLYREAGRRAGHAPEQLTVGLHSLGYVGNTTEEAFNDFYPGYAASMTKIGKERGWPPTTKDHFLAQAGPTGALLVGSAEEVAEKILRHANALGGISRLTFQMDSAEVSHDKLMQSIELIGKKVKPLVNA
- a CDS encoding DoxX family protein, with product MQSITTSKLQNVFRVILGLFMIMAAIGHFTFQRAEFQAQVPDWVPIGKDMVVLLSGVAELVLGLSMVWWAKQKVLVGIVLALFYVAVFPGNIAQYTEHRDAFGLDTDQARLIRLFFQPVLILWALWSTGALQYLLRRKG
- a CDS encoding YceI family protein, yielding MTHWKIDDAHSEIGFKVKHLMITNVSGYFTEFTGSVKTESADFHDATITFEAATASITTKNKQRDEHLIGADFFDSANFPKISFVSKKIKKVTDEHYKLIGELTIKGHTHSIELDVERHGVVTDPYGQEKDGFSIKGHLHRADYGLRWNAATEAGSIVLSDEVKLLMEVQLVKETAPVLA
- the smpB gene encoding SsrA-binding protein SmpB, whose amino-acid sequence is MAELKNRSAYFEYAIEDKYIAGMVLTGTEIKSIRGSRVSFNDSFCYFNKGELFVRSLHIAEYSHGTYANHDPLRERKLLLTKRELRKLENKIKERGYSIIPLRIFITDKSLAKIEIGLGKGKKLHDKRESIKQRETDREIRRFLK
- a CDS encoding START domain-containing protein, whose product is MKNFLITGLAMLFSLMSYAQTNWTLKHNKDGIQIYTKTIENSDYKGIKVKCSLPATLTEFTAVIMDVNTAGEWLYATKSSTLLKQVSPAEVYYYSEVGLPWPLSNRDFICHLTASQDPRTKVVTIDGPVVPDYMPAKDGIVRVTQSSGKWIITPAGPNMVNIEYTLEANPGGSLPAWLVNLFVTKGPMESFKKLKVQVDKPQYRKVQFAFIKNY
- the accD gene encoding acetyl-CoA carboxylase, carboxyltransferase subunit beta, with translation MSSWFKRIKQGIQTSTSEKKEAPDGLWHKCPNCKKTSTVKDLKEHFYVCDKCNYHNRINSAEYFEILFDKNEFEELFGNIYPKDFLGFKDLKPYGARLVEAQKKSGLKDAMRVGVGQVLGNDLVIACMDFAFIGGSMGSVVGEKIARSIDYCIAHKMPLMVISKSGGARMMESAFSLMQMAKTSAKLTQLADAKLPYISLMTDPTTGGVTASYAMLGDLNIAEPKALIGFAGPRVIKETIKKDLPEGFQSAEFLLEHGFLDLIIDRKEMKQRLAVLLELFKK
- the rnhA gene encoding ribonuclease HI, which translates into the protein MSEVIIYTDGSSRGNPGPGGYGVILMWNSVRKELSQGYRLTTNNRMELMAVIVALEALKRDGLQVKIFTDSQYVVNSVEKGWLWGWVKTGFKDKKNKDLWQRFIPAFKKHHVKFNWVKGHSTNPMNNRCDELATQAADSRNWLEDVGFEEA
- a CDS encoding tetratricopeptide repeat protein; amino-acid sequence: MRNRFWWLIAPILFILSCKSGEKSYNKGRYDEAVTLFVKKLQKKPASTTSLQLLPDAYAQAKRMHEDKVTGYLSSNDPLKWEYVRNEYRSLQRLYDAIHASPAALAIVTPKDYRNAITGAQENAAQVRYDRGAELLDQGDKAAARQAYDEFQAALALIPNYRNAAQLREAAFQKGLVNVVIRQIDVRSPYYQFSADQFRDVLIKNLQQRNINRFVQFTDERIAKANRIQPDQYLEMRFYDFVVGQTYVDRSEREVSKEIVVSSVKDSTGKETIKRYATVKAKVYVNKATVISKGVLDYQLLDVVSGNIIRTDRLPGSYTWFNQWGYYKGDERALSDQDKALMGGDDIPPPPPQELFLQFTKPIYDQMTSEMQQLYNNM
- a CDS encoding SDR family oxidoreductase; the protein is MKKTILITGASSGLGKATAEYFASAGWQVAATMRTPEKATTLTEIPGIQIFKMDVTDNATITRAVADIISTFGKIDVVLNNAGMGRYGALELCSEKDINDIWQTNVQGVVNVIRGVLPHFRANKAGTIINVGSAMGLTTTMPLLSLYHMTKYALEGLTEGLYYELKPLNIDVHMIEPGGFPSELNQNLVFHRREDMKEYDVVTDKIEQLLLHYNDLPLGTVEEIVDVIYALSERKSTQFRTVIGTAANELVARRKSLTDEVFLASSLSYFS